CGATGCcagtaaatagattttttccaGGATACATGCGCTTTTTATCACTTGACgaagatattattttacaacGGGAGAAAGAACATTCCAGAATAACTCTTTCAATACAAATATATGGAACtggaaaatagtttatttacattctttccattctaaattgcatttataagCTTATCCGGGTACTTTGTTTACACTTCAATAGAATGAGATTGGGGTACATTTCAGATATTACCATCGTTACGGTttgattttaaagcaaaaagtaaCTCGTTACCGTATTTGTCAGGATGAGTTTTATTGCGATGTTTGTTTTGGTAATTGTATTTTCTCCAAGAAtttactttgtaaataattacaaaattgttgtatataaatttgtttaagctTGTTATCagacaaacaatattttttattaatgttttgatttaaaataatacgttTAATTgaatcgcatttttttttccaattactcttttttttcgtACCAATAATCGGTGCAAGGAACAGCTGAGTTAAAATGCCTCACAATGTCAGTAAATGGATTTTTTACCGGATACATGCGCTTTCAATCACTTgacgaaaataatattttagaactgGATAAAATACGTTTCAGAAGAAATTTATCGATATAAATACATGGATctggaaaatagttttttattttcattttttcctctctaaattacatttataagcGAATCCGGTTATTATCCTTTAACTTCAATTGAATGACATGTGTGTACATTTCAGATATTACCATCGTTAcggtttgattttaaaacaaaaagtaactcGATACCGTATTTGTCAGGAGGAGTTTTATTGCGATGTTTGTTTTGGCAATTGTATTTTCTCCAAGAAtttactttgtaaataattacaaaattgttgtatataaatttgtttaagctTGTTATcagataaacaatattttttattaatgttttgatttaaaataatacgtttaattgaattgcattttttttttcaattactcttttttttcgtACCAATAATCGGTGCAAGGAACAACTGAGTTAAATTGCCTCACAATGTCAGTAAATGGATTTTTCACCGGATACATGCCCTTTCAATCACTTgacgaaaatattattttagaactgGATAAAGTACGTTTCAGAAGAACTTTATCGAACTTTATCGATGCATGGATctggaaaatagttttttttcattttttcatttctaaattacatttataagcACATGCgggtattttctttaaacttcaaTTGAATGACATGTGTGTACGTTTCAGATAGTACCATCATAATAGTTTAGTTCTAAAGCAGAAAGTAACTCATTACCGTATTTGTCAGGATGAGTTTTATTGCGatgattgttttaataaatatattttctgcgAGAGTTTATATTGTACATAAGtacaaaattgttatatttaatttcatttaagctGGTTAttacataaacaattttttatcaatatttttttaaatatgtttaattgaattacatattttttcaacttatcaATTTGCCCTTATTATGAActgctttattctttttaaattatttcaatattttttatttaaaattaagaatatgaaAAGCTATAAAGCAATTAGGAAATTGTGTGGCAGAAAATTTgcacagactttttttttcccttcatctTGAgcggatgattttttttttcatttgagacAACGATTTTTTCGTCATTTTgagtaaaagttttctttttttttgttgagaaaatgaaaattttttaataaaagaattgacgatcgttactaaaatggaaTTGAGTGTTGTAAAGCATACCATCTGACAAATTccagaaaaaagttaaataaaaaaagaataaaaagttaatgaatatcaatttattttaaataatctctaACTAtaggtttttttcaaaaaagtattttacatacttttttataattttaacttttttttaatattttttcaataccaattttttttttttttatgaatctaaaaaattccccttcgaattatttttcaataatttagtatgaatatttaaaaaacaattgttttaaaatgtcagctaaaatgtttcaaattctaGAAACAATTATGAGCAACTCTACTTAAGTCtcgacaaaatatttctttttttttgcaatgtgtAGTTAAATTTAGTGTAATATGCAGCTCCTTTATTAAAACAAGAGTTGTAATAATTTCTCcttctttattcttaaaaataaaatttgatgcaTCAATTGTTTAATGGCTATAGCCTAACAGCATTCTTGTCtggaatgtaattaaaaatttttaggtttaGCATTGTACGTTGTTgcatatgttatttaaatttgtagctGCTTGAAATAGCTTGAGGTTCGGATTTTTTATGTGtctagtataatttttattgttgttgtaaaaagcagtttttcattattttagattattaatatttcaatattatatagcTGAATAAAAGTTTGAGCGAAGTATTTCTTGCGATATTTTATCAGTAAGCTAGAAATACTTAGAAGATTTCTTGCTAGTAGCAAAGTATTTCCCCAGATTTTATCGAACCTCCCAGGAGTTTGTAACCGGCTTCAgatattttatcacttatttttcCGTAACACTTTATTCGTaccagtaataaaatattacaaaacccTTACATCTGTTATTAGAATTGGAAATaaccattttcataaaaaaatattacaagactattgattcttggaaaaaaataaattcaaactctaattaatttatttatcctgACTTTAAGGTATTTTGAacaaattctttgatttttccTGATTGATTAATCTCCCTGTTTTTCCTAATTGTTTTGATCTATAACCACACTGGTAATAGTATATGATAGGAAATGCTGGTTATCGTATATATTTCCAGCTATTAATCATCATTATTAtgactaaaatgttttaaagaaataaaaagtacatattaaaatgtatttttaaatttaatttttaaatgcaattagaTTTAAACttgattgtttaaataatttttacatcgtTTTTATGAGAAAGTCAAGTTTTATACgttcaagttctttttttcataaaacgaAATATGAATGCAATAAACCCAGCAATTTTGGATTGCTTCTTTCAAAATAGATTATTATTCCCTTACATAATCAGTTTTATTATGATTGCTTTGAACGTTGCCAACAGAGAGTCTATTGCAACGTTATTGTCATGAAATACTCAATCATAACGTTATTGTCATTACCAACTCTATTGCAACGTTAGTGTCATGACcacttttattataatgttagtGTCATGACCGGCTTTACTGTAACATTCTTGTTACGATATGCTATATTAACTTACTGTCAGAACCAACtctagtataatattattattaatgccaCAACAGACATTAatatatgacattttttttctttcaattctagGCTGCATAGCTGCTGAAATTCGGAGACTTTCAGTTCCTCGTTACTTACAGAATGGGACAAGAGACGCGATAGTCATGGATTGTGATTACGTTTACAATGAAAATGATTTGAGACTTGTTGTCAAATGGTTTTTTGAAGACAGTTTGGAACCATTTTATCAGTGGATTCCAGAACTAAAATTGAAGACCACTTccgaattttttaagaatagacTAGATTTGAATTACTCTGTAAATACAATGGACGATTATTCGAAATTTAGAgcattaagaataaaaagacCTTCGACTGATCTTAGTGGAAAATACACATGTTTAGTTACATCTCTGGCAGGACAGGATTCGAGAGAACAAACAATGACCATTTATGGTAAATATAttcgttttttataaaattatttaattgttaatggggaaaatgtattattttcaagaatgtGCAAAAGTTAAATGTGTgcaatttgaaaagaataagaaatttacaattttaaataaaataaaaaagaagcataTGCAGGGTGTCCTGAAAGGTTGGTTACTTTTATGCTTGAGCGACATAAGGAATCCCAAATGAGCATTAATGATCAGTTTGATAAAATAGACAATATTTTCGTTAGTCTACAAATGTGCCTTTGTGAGGGTCGTGGCACaaaatgaaaaggaatttttttaaaattaaaaagattagtGAAGATTGTTTTTCATGAACCCTTATATGAGGACTTAATTAAATACTTCACAAGTAAAGCTACTTAATGAAAGTACTGAAGCCATGGTATGTTTTAACGTCGTCGTTAAGGTACTGGAATGAACATTTGcttcgtatttatttttgttttcttttcagtttttttcatcaatattgtgcaaattcagaaaaaaatcgcTGCTTCAGATAAAATGgcatagatgtttttttttaagaatcttaTACGCATATATAGTTTGATCGTGCATATTTTGAAGGTGAAATATTATCttacaataaagttttgaatgtCAAAAGCGTTGTctatattaaacaaatacagagatattaattttgtatatgGTGCTGCAACAGATGAATAAAAAAGACGAATACAGCAAAAACGATCCTTACGCCAAGTACAGAAACCACTCAAGTATTATAATAACACCATTTAGCAGTAGGTGGCAGCACATATCCCGGTTacaacaattaataaaacagtATGCTTTTCAAATGCGAACATGAAAATTTCTGTGTCAGAATTTGATATTAGGGATGAGTGGCAGCAGGCACAGAGCACAACCCACACTATTTCCCAAACGATTCCGTCATTGAATAAAAGAAGATTCCAAAGGTGACATGCCTCTATTGTCATGTCGGGATTTATCCAAGCATGACgctttatttactatttttttgagAGACTTGTTCTCTTATCTCAGATAATTGAACAGAGTTGTACGAAAATATCCCACGTGCTATCAATATTGTTTATCATGGTATTTTGAAACGATTATGGGCTTGTTGaatgtcggtactttttaccataatttgatcggaaattttttgcagtgcatAACCGTAAAatataatctattaaaaattttcaaaggtaCAAACTTTTTCAACGTTTATatgaaatcattttcatttactttgaaGAGAAattctatcaaatatttttaaataatcatttttttcaatatagttttccctctttttttaattaattcacatTCAGTGTTGTTTCATTATTGAATTATggaattcatataaatatgaaaacataattatataactaacataaaataggttttctgaaaaatttatttatttctcgaCACTTTCAAGCTAAGTAAGATGTTCAGTtatctttaattcaaaatcagAAACGAGGAGAAATATTGAGTTTCGTGCACGAATTCGTTCTTTCCCTTTTCAACATGAAACACACATTTTCTTTCTTCCCTGGTAgcaatttttcatgaataaattacTAAGGGCGTATCTACTTCAAAACAGTTTCATTTCTGAAGCAGATGAAACATAAACAAGGGAGAAATGATCAGCAACGTGATAAtgttttctctttcatttttcactttttttgttattcctGCACGAAaactaaaatgcataatttgcagaaaagatatttcacgtcatgTGTTTAAAGTGACCAACAAAAACTGATTTTGCAAGtgaaaaacactgaaaaaaagacacatttcatttttgttaattacgGTTACTAAAGTTGCCCAGAATGCAATTTCCTTAAGTGCATTTCTTTTCCAGAGTTTTCGTTACTATAGATTTCTcaataagttcaatttttttaaccatgtcgtcagttttaatatttaaaatgttttatgaagtCTATTTTCCACTCCAATGCAGTTTTGAATTGTCAGTGTCGTGTCATTTTTCTGCACGATTAGAGTCATATTTGCGTTGTTAGATGATGAAAGTAAATTGGATTGAATCCATTTCCTACACGTTTAGTGTCTGACAGTTGGCGATATTGGCGCCTGCTTAGATATAAGTGCTCCATCAAAAGTAAAAGGGTTATTAGCGTTCGTGTTTTTCCCCAAAAATACATTACCTAACGAGATGAAAAGTATGTTAAGTAGGCGTGTTCTCTTGGCACGTATCATATTAAAAGGGTCATGAGTGATTGCCTTATACAGTTGGGGACTTAAATTGGTAGATTGATGCACGATGTAAAGTATGATTAATACTGTTTAAAGCAAAGtgtgatttctaaaaataaaaaaaaagatattttagatTGAAGAGTATTCATTCActtaagtaaattaaagaattccaattaaaaaaatcttctgtagttttgataaattttcagaactattttaaaaatattaggagTGACACAGGGAGTGACTTTTCATTATGTATTAACATTAgcttttcattatatattaagctttactaaaaataaaatttatttaggagCTAGTTATTGTATTTGGCATTTTCActtaagcaaattaatattaaagctgaagttattggaTTAAAGTTtccatttttgcaaattttaatctcttttaacTCGAGAACTATATCCTATTAgtcatttacaaattaaaagcaCAGGACAACATGACATCCACTGTTTTTTTAGAGTACTTCAAATTCACAATAACTGCATTGAAGGTTACTTACATACAAATCTTATATAACTCTGAAATTTACCATccatatttttacagaaaaacagCTGTTCGGATCTCATAGGCGAGATGAGTTTGCTCGctgtaattctttaaaaataatccgaTTTCTTTAGAACTTAGAGAAGATTCCTGTTTATAAAAGTTTCTTCCTGAGAGCAGGGCTTcaattaatgacaaaaaatgcaactttactTAGAAATATGCAGCTAAGAAAAAAGCAAACTCCTATTACTGATGGaacaaataagtaattaaacttaattacatgtttaattatttttaataatattaattaacattattaattaataatagccgAATTTGAAAAACCCgtgtattcaaatttaagacATCGTTAGCTCATTCTTGATCAGAATCAGTAGGATGCTTTGTAGTAGATTGCTATAACCACCATAGTTGTACACCACAGTCTAGTGAGATTCCGTAAACATCATATAATGACCACCGTTATATCAGGTGACTTGGATGGCaaaggaattggacctcctcacccaatccatcttcctggaaaatggtcattcaaagaactacgaacgatgataccccaatgaggtggcgcaccattttgtttcaaaaagacATGCGGCTGAAGTTCTTCTaagttgtggaaatacgaagttttccaacatgtctaagtatGCGACTGATGAGacaggaagatggattgggcgaggaggtccaattccttggccatccaacctgatataacgccgctggacttttttctttgagGACTTATAAAGGACAATGCTTACAGGAGGATCGCGTCTAACACTGATGACCTAAAAgtcagaattacaaccgcaatagcctctgtggatgccgacatgcttacCGCTACccggcgtgaaattgactatcgacttgatattttCCGTGCGACGAAGGAGGCACatgtggaagttcattgacatgGGTCATGAatctttttgagtctatctaaccttttaaggtattaattttaatccatccttattattttatgagatattgaacatcaaaatgggtccggaaCTTCATAAACAATGcatgaacaaaaaattgttgcagaggaataagatattaaaaataagcctATACATCTGtgtaaaagaaattgtaaacGCGAAACAAAATTCATTACGTTTAAGAAAGGGATTTATATTTAAGGTAGAATTAGTTTGAGTAAAGAATGAAGAAACTATCTGTATGGAGgaataatatagtataaaacAGAATAGAGATGTAAAAATTACTCGGAGTCAGCGAATGCAGCAAGCTATGTTGCTAAAAGAAAGTTGAACCAGTCGATGCTCCATTTCCTATCACGTGACTCTGTTTACGACTTACgagatttttaattgcttttaactCCTAATTAAGAAGATTTGATTTTTCAAGCTGATTTTCGGTTTTATCACAAACGATTCTGGGggagaaaagcatttttttttttttgctacacaGTTAATATTCCTTACAAAAATACAcgctaatttataaaaattcgaatTCTTCTCCAATAGAAacaacgtttttattttaatagggaGACAAATGAAGTGGTGCTTTTCGGAAATAACTTAAGAATAACTTATTAACTTACTAATTAACTAACAACCAAGTCTTAAATTAGCATACTGAATAATTTGCTGAAAATTGCTGACTTAATCACTTCTGGTGAGGCATTTATGCTgccttaatttgaaaaaaaattatagatattcGGTTATTTACAGGGTTTAATTAGGTATTTTGGGTAATCATAAAAGTACAGCCTAATGATCTATCCATTTTCAAAGGAATGTGTATTTACCAATATCAGATATGCGGAAACGGTAGATACATAGAAAGATAGATACTTGCTATATGTATAATACATTCTACAAATATGTGGCCTTTGTCACGACACCAGGAACTTTGTCACTACAGTTATTGAACATTTCTAGTACACATCAGAGACAGGGTGAGAGAATGCATCTTTATATGCcgtataattgtaaataaactgTCTTTTGAAAGTGGGTTTAATCATATAGGATAACTGTCAAATgctacattaattataatttttgaaatagttgtAAAGATTTGCCTTTTCATTTCAGTTCCAGCCCATGGATTTGAACTGACTTACCTGGAGACTCGTTATAATACCGTGAATGTTTCTTGTGAAGTGCTGGGTGTGTTTCCATTTCCAAATCTAAAGCTTTATCTCAGGCCTTTCAGTGGAAGCCCACCTCAAATTGTGAcagatgttaaatatttatctttcaaaagaCCTTCTGGTTCCTATGATGTGCAGATGAAAAGGACGTTTAAAGTTTCAGAACTATCTTCAAAGAGTGCCACTGTGTTTGAGTGCAAATTAGAGCTGCCAGGAACTAATTACGCGCAATCTAAAAGTATAGCATACTATCCAGGTAAATATCCATTAGTAAATAATTGAAGGATTGAGTCTATTAACGTGTTAAGGATTTCAGAAAGTTTCCTTTGGATTTCATAAAACTGAATGCTTTAATAAATTCCTTATAATATTCTTCAATcgcatcattttttaaaattttatataaatataaaaatatatgcccagtataaatataaaaatatgtattaggtTTTATTTGATTAAGCCCTATTTTATATGTCAGTTAATGAATTTTCATCGATCATTACTTGCAGAATTAAGGGTTTTTCGTAATGAaaatctgtaatatttatttttagaattttaattttcatgtttgataaaatattataaattcattaaaaaacacttaaaatcgTCTCAGctttaagttttttcatttatgagtTGCAGAATTTCTTTAAGCActcttgaaaaaattgaaatttttaaaaaccattttgtgaaagaaattaTCATTATCACAGTTAAGATGTCAaaaccattttgtttttcataattttgtaattatgtcgttattgtttttaaaaaaatgaagttttagcTCTACTATATAACCACTTTCCgttttgaggaaaaatattcactttCCTTCTTCGTTTTGTTTTAGAGTTTGCATTTACAAACCTGATTTGGTAAAAACTATAACGAGCATATAAAAAagtagtgttttaaattatcatcagttattattatttacctaAATGAATTTAGGGAAAGCTAAGCACacttatttctttgttttaactACTAACTCTAATGCGTAATTTTCAGTTGAGGATAGCTCAGTTCtctttccaaactttttttgtctggtcttatatttttaaaatttatattcactgAAATAGATTGAAATTTTTCGAGCCTCATTTCcaatctctaattttttttcaaataattgaaaacaattctAGATTGGCGCGTATGTAGTTTTCTTGGGAAAAAAGAGAATTAgattacatgaaaaatatttgtttttatggcacagtttaaattaattgatttatgcTTCCTTTCCAAGCAAGTGAGCAGACTTTGcgctgaaaatttattattcctaTGTAAATAATACTATAAGTTTAGCTTTAAGGAACTGTCTTACAAATACTATactgttataataattaaataaatatttttaatttacataaatgaatgtttaattttaagttgctGCACTAAGTCTTTGCCGCATACAAGTTAAATCAACAAAACCTAACTGTTCAAATTTAGAGTTAAGGATATCCTATTGGACCAGGTATTATATTACAGGGTAATAGTGAACCCTACaacaggaaataattataggtcAATTAGGGGGTAcacaatgtatattttaaatagtgcaTTAAAACAANTAATTGAAGGATTGAGTCTATTAACGTGTTAAGGATTTCAGAAAGTTTCCTTTGGATTTCATAAAACTGAATGCTTTAATAAATTCCTTATAATATTCTTCAATcgcatcattttttaaaattttatataaatataaaaatatatgcccagtataaatataaaaatatgtattaggtTTTATTTGATTAAGCCCTATTTTATATGTCAGTTAATGAATTTTCATCGATCATTACTTGCAGAATTAAGGGTTTTTCGTAATGAaaatctgtaatatttatttttagaattttaattttcatgtttgataaaatattataaattcattaaaaaacaccATCTcagatttaagttttttcatttatgagtTACAGAATTTCTTTAAGCACTCTTGAAAAAatggacatttttaaaaaccattttgtgAAGGAAATTAACATTATCACAGTTAAGATGCCAAAaccattttgttattatatcgtgataattttgaatgatccataattttgtaattatatcgtgattatttaaaaaaaataataaagttttagcTCTACTATATCACCACTTtccatttttaggaaaaatacgCACTTTCCTTCCTCttcgttttgttttaaagtttatttttacaaacttgCATTGGTTATACTATAacgaatatataaaaaatagtgctttaaaatttaaaacactatcGATAACTTACTGatgatgataatttaatttaaaatttaaattatcatcatcagttattattatttacctaAATGAATTTAGGGAAAGCTAAGCACacttatttttctgttaaactAATAACTCTAATACGTAATTTTCAGTTGAGGATAgctcagttttttttccaaactttttttgtctgatcttatatttttaaagtttactttcaCTGAAATAGACTGAAATTTTTCGAGCCTCATTTCcaatctttacatttttttaaagtaatttaaaacaattctagATTGGTGCATATGTAGTTTTCTTGGCAAAAAAGGGAATTAgattacatgaaaaatatttgttttgctggcacagtttaaattatttgatttatgtcTGCTTTCCAAGCGAGTGTGCAGATTTTGCGTTGAAAATTTACTCAATGCATACGAAGCTTTAAATGGGCAAATGAGATGAATAGATTTATCATGACATATATAATTGTTATTCCTATACAAATAATACTACAAGTTTAGCTTTacgaaatagttttactaataCTGCactgttataataattaaatatatacttttaatttacataaatgaatgtttaatttaaaaattattgcgcTAAGTCTCTGCTACTTACAAATATAATCAACAAAATCTAACTGTTCAAATTTAGAGTTAAGGGTATCCTGAAATTGTGTGAACAAGCACTTTGTTTTGCATTAACTAAGACAGTGAATCAATCATTCCTTTACTAAGAggtttacattttgctttgtgTCAACCTAGTAATCATTGTGTCAACCTAGCAACCGTTCCTATACTCttcaaatgatttaaagttTGCGTTGCGTTAACTTAGTTTTGTAATGTGTTAACTTAGATAGTTAATCAAGCATTGGTTTACTCTCCAAGTGGCTTACAAATTTTGCTTCGTGATAACTTAGTTTTGTTAGGAGTTAACTTAGTTTCAAATTTGTGGTAATTTTTCTTAGTAaactttgttattgtttatgttagcttagttttgttttgtgttAACTTAGTAAATCTAGCATTCATTTACGGTTTAAGTGGTTGAAATGCACCTTTGTTTAGGTCAATCATCAACAGATATATACGTGTAATTATATCTTTCAGAATTTATTCTCACAAATACCTAACATCGTTTACAACTTATTTCCATTCACCAAAATATAACTCTTCCCTAAATActaaaagtattctttttcaGACTTTAAGCTAAACATGCTCTGTCCTATCTTTAAGTTTAGAGTTAAGCTCCAATTTCCCAGGATATATACCAGTTTTGGATAAAAAGGTGCAAGCTGTGTTTTACGCTTTCGCAGATGTTGCTAGGTAACagcaataggaaaaaaaaactatttcatctCAGATGGATGTTAACCGCAAATGAAATGCTCAATAGGAAATCcttctatttattttgcatcGCCTCATTTTCAGAACATATATTGAACGACAAAGAAAGAACGTGAGCCATAAGATAGtcttttcgaaagaaaaagtTTCCTTCGAGAAGTTTCGAGAAGTAGTTTTCTTAAGTTAAGGTCATCATATTTCTCTTTCTAAATGTCTTCAGTAAACATACGTGTAAATACAGATTAGATAATATGAAGTATTTACTCATACATTTCTTCTTATTTGTACAATCAATGTatacaaagtgaaaaaaagaataacaatttGAATGTAATGACTGAATCTGAacgtgattattttttaactacaagGACTATgcaaatactttatttacaaataaaatatttcagaatttttggtactttttttaataatatgagaGTCATAcacgttttttttgttttagtgtGAACTCTGcactttaaggaaaaataatattactttgttGAAgggatttaaaatgtttaattattttcaaacatcgaaaaataacaaacagcaaaaaatattttttttaaaaataaaatcaagcaacaagaatttataaatttttattaccttgAATCGATATAGCTAGATATTTTAACTTCCGCCGGGCAGTACTGTTCTACtgtaattttttgatgaatttacaCTGAAGCttgtatagaaaaatattatataaatgaatgcatgaaaaataaatttccttttctttgagccgcataatttttttttgtattactgtaataaaaaaaactaagtataatatatgaaaaaaataattaataatttggcaataaaataatattaagattttaccaatattttaaaataatagttctaaATAATGGGAAAAACAACTTAGTGTGCTTTTATATTACacttagttttaaagttttttttataaaaaacatatttaaatattttattttaaagtatataagatgttaaaaaaaattattaatgaagataaaaaaaaattatccttgtagcatttttttcttaattattttatttatgtattcataaggctatttttattcaagacaatttattatttctatgc
Above is a window of Parasteatoda tepidariorum isolate YZ-2023 chromosome 5, CAS_Ptep_4.0, whole genome shotgun sequence DNA encoding:
- the LOC107456675 gene encoding uncharacterized protein isoform X2: MAIRFLSSIFIFSVFSFVFFRGCIAAEIRRLSVPRYLQNGTRDAIVMDCDYVYNENDLRLVVKWFFEDSLEPFYQWIPELKLKTTSEFFKNRLDLNYSVNTMDDYSKFRALRIKRPSTDLSGKYTCLVTSLAGQDSREQTMTIYVPAHGFELTYLETRYNTVNVSCEVLGVFPFPNLKLYLRPFSGSPPQIVTDVKYLSFKRPSGSYDVQMKRTFKVSELSSKSATVFECKLELPGTNYAQSKSIAYYPGAPHELSSLSTCIQAGSFFYLTTLIVWIIKSYTFLN
- the LOC107456675 gene encoding uncharacterized protein isoform X1; protein product: MAIRFLSSIFIFSVFSFVFFRGCIAAEIRRLSVPRYLQNGTRDAIVMDCDYVYNENDLRLVVKWFFEDSLEPFYQWIPELKLKTTSEFFKNRLDLNYSVNTMDDYSKFRALRIKRPSTDLSGKYTCLVTSLAGQDSREQTMTIYVPAHGFELTYLETRYNTVNVSCEVLGVFPFPNLKLYLRPFSGSPPQIVTDVKYLSFKRPSGSYDVQMKRTFKVSELSSKSATVFECKLELPGTNYAQSKSIAYYPGIQGPRIGAPHELSSLSTCIQAGSFFYLTTLIVWIIKSYTFLN